TCTCAAGAATATGGATTGGTGCTGAGATGTTTCTCTTTGCACTCGTGGGTGCAAGTGTTGATATTCGGCTGGTTGGTGTCGCTGGGGTTGGGGCAATCCTAATGTTAATCATCGTTTTGATGGTACGTGCAATAGGGATTAATGCATGTTTAATTGGCAGTGGCTTCACACGTAAAGAACGTGTGTTCTGTATGATCACTGGAATCCCCAAAGCAACAGTACAAGCGGCAATAGGAGGCATTCCTTTGGCAATGGGATTTGCAAATGGAGGTCTCATCCTGGCCATTGCTGTGATTGCCATTATTACTACCGCACCGTTTGGAGCATATCTCATTGATAATAGCTATAAACACCTTTTAACCAAGTCTATGTAAACCGGTAAAGTAATCTGTAGATTTTGTGGTATGATAATACTAACAGAAAGAATTTGTGGAGGAATAGTATGAAAAAATTACGACTGGCTTTAATTGGCACGGGATTTCTAAACAGTATTGTTGCACAAGCTTACCTGGATGGGTATTTACCAGAATATGAACTTGTCGGTGTGTTGGGAAGACATTATGAGAAAACACAAGCGTTTGCAACGAAATATGGATGCACGCCGTGTGCACGCATTGAAGATTTAATGGCCCTCGAACCAAACTACACCGCAGAAGCAGCATCGGGACAATCTGTCGTTGACTATGCAGAAACGGTTTTGCGTTCGGGATCAAATTTTATCATTTTATCTATTGGCGCGTTTGCTGATGCGCGCTTTTATCAACACATTCAACATGTTGCCCGCTCTGTTGAGCGCAAGGTTTACATTGCGAGTGGTGCAGTTGGTGGTTTTGATATCTTAAGAACTGCAGCACTAATGAGTCCAATCACTGTCCAAATGGGTGGTAAGAAATCACCGCAAGCTGTAGCAAGGACATCATTGAACCGTGTGGGACTGCTCGATATTACAGAACCCACAGAAGTATTTACAGGCTCAACCAAAGAAGCCATCGCGGCATTACCAACACATGTAAATGTTGCGGTAGCAACTGCTCTAGCAAGTGCTGGACCGGAAGATACACATATACGTATCGAAGCAATCCCGGGTTTTGTAGGGGATGAGCATCGTATCTGTTTGAATGGTGAAGAAGTAACTACGGATCTAAAAATATACAGTAAGACAAGTAAAGTTGCAGGGTGGAGTATCGTTGCAGTACTTCAAAATATCGTTGCACCAATTGTGTTTTAGGAGGCCCTATGTTTAAGAAAATTGTAGCGATCGAACCGGTAAGTCTTGTACCCACAGCAATCGAGCAACTTCATCACGTTGCCCATGAAGTGGTTATGTACGATGACATGCCTTCATCCGATCAAGAAATAATAAATAGAATAGCGAATGCAGATGCTGTACTCGTCAGCTATACAACAACCATTAACAAATTTGTCCTTGAGTCATGCCCCAACATTCGTTATATTGGCATGTGTTGCAGTCTGTATTCACCAGAAAGTGTGA
The window above is part of the Erysipelothrix sp. HDW6C genome. Proteins encoded here:
- a CDS encoding aspartate dehydrogenase domain-containing protein, with product MKKLRLALIGTGFLNSIVAQAYLDGYLPEYELVGVLGRHYEKTQAFATKYGCTPCARIEDLMALEPNYTAEAASGQSVVDYAETVLRSGSNFIILSIGAFADARFYQHIQHVARSVERKVYIASGAVGGFDILRTAALMSPITVQMGGKKSPQAVARTSLNRVGLLDITEPTEVFTGSTKEAIAALPTHVNVAVATALASAGPEDTHIRIEAIPGFVGDEHRICLNGEEVTTDLKIYSKTSKVAGWSIVAVLQNIVAPIVF